A region of the Gemmatimonadota bacterium genome:
GTTGCACGAGACCCAGCGCACGTCGGCGCCGAGGTCAACGAGCGTCTCGATGAGCACGGCCGTCTGCACCGTCATGTGCAACGAGCCCATGATGCGGGCCCCCTTGAGCGGGAGCTTCCCCTTCTGCTCTTCGCGAATCGCCATCAGCCCGGGCATTTCATGCTCGGCCAGGCGGATCTCCTTGCGCCCCCAGTCGGCGAGCGAGAGGTCGGCAACCTTGAACGCGGGACGATCGAGCGGCGAGTTGACGCCGAGGGTCGGGTGCAACGTGGTGGACATCATACCTCCAGTAGGCGGGAAGACAAAGGACTGCGAGGACTGACTGGGGGCGCGAGTGGAAGGGGTGCGGTCGATCACACCTTCCGCCCGGCCTTTGACTAACAATCTGAAGCGTTCATGTGGTGACCGCCGGTGGTCGGGGCTTGCGGCCGCTCGCGGAGAACAGGGCGGGGCCGCGGGATGACTGGTCGGGGGGGAGTGCGGTGTAGCGAACGTCGGAAAGTCCTGCGGCGAGCAACCACTCGCGCACCTGCGCGTCGGCGAAGCCGCGCCAGACGTGCCCCATGCGCTGCGGCAGGTCGTCGCGCTCGTGGGGCATCATGTCGAGGACGACCAGGCGACCGCCGGGTCGCAGCACGCGTACCGCTTCACCGATCGCGCGGGCGGGGTCGGGGACGTAGTGCAGCACGAGCGAGAGCGTAGCCAGGTCGAGCGAACCATCGGCGAGCGGGAGCTGCTCGAGGTCGCCCAGGTGCAGATCGACGTTCGACGCGTCGCGCACCCGGTCTCGGGCGGCGGCGAGCATCTCCGACGAACCGTCGACCGCCACCACACGCTTCACGTGCGGCGCCATCAGCGCGGTCAGGTGTCCGGTCCCGCACCCCAGGTCCCCGACTTCCCACTGGGGATCGAGCAAGGAGAGGACGAGCTGGAGGTCCAACCGATCGCCGAACAGTTCGGTTCGCACCGACTCCCACTCCCCTGCCACGGATGCGAAGAACTCGCGCGCCCGCGACCGTCGCCCCGACAGGACCGCCCCTTCACGCGCTCGATCCTGTTCCGCCATCGGGGTGGCGAGGACGCTGTCGCGCACCACCGCCCACAGGCGCTCGGCCCACTCATCCGGCGTCGACGTGATCCTATAGAAGCGACTTGTCCCCTCGGCCCGGCTCTCGACCCACCGTTCATCACCCAGGACCTTGAGGTGCCGCGAGACGGTGGACTGCGGAAGTTGAAGCACAGCACAGAGTTCGGTGACCGTCATCTCGTGACGCTCGAGCACGAGCAACAGACGGCTCCTGGTGGAGTCGGCGAGTGTGCTGAGGTGGTCGAGCGTCGCAGGAGCAGCCATATACATCCGTAAAGCCGGATGGAAGGCTAAAAGTTTCAGCCTTTCGGGTCAAGGGCTCGGCGTCCTCGCCTCCGGTCCAGCGCCAGCCGCTGCGTCACACCCGAGCGACTTCGGGGGATGCCCTCTTTCAGCGCCGGGCGCTGGGCAGGAGAATTGGGCCGCGGTTCACGTTTCAGCACGCGGCGACCGATGCGCGACGGTCGGGCCAAGACTCTTCCCCGCGCACCGATAACCCGGAGGGAGATATGGCAGCCAAGTTCGAGGTGAAGACCACCGCTGACGACCGCTTCATGTTCAATCTGAAGGCCGCCAACGGGCAGGTGATCCTGACGAGCCAGACCTACGCCACACGGCAGGGCGCCCTGGAGGGCATCGACTCGGTGCGTCGTCACGCCGCCGAGAACTCCAACTTCGACCGACGAATGGGATCGGACGGCTCACCGTATTTCGTGATGGTGGCCAACAACGCCGTGGAGATCGGTCGCAGCGAGATGTACTCATCGTCAGCCGCGGTGGAGAACGGCATCGCGTCGGTCAAGGCGAACGCCCCCGACGCCGAGGTGGCGGACGCGAACGCCTGACGCGCTTCGGCTGGGTGGACCGAGAGGAAGACGGAAGTAGGTTTCCACCCGTCTTCCCGTCTTCCCGTCTTCCCGTCTTCCCGTCTTCCAGGTCCTGAATGCTGTATCTCTGGGTCAAGGTCTTCCACATCGTCTTCATGGTCAG
Encoded here:
- a CDS encoding metalloregulator ArsR/SmtB family transcription factor, translated to MYMAAPATLDHLSTLADSTRSRLLLVLERHEMTVTELCAVLQLPQSTVSRHLKVLGDERWVESRAEGTSRFYRITSTPDEWAERLWAVVRDSVLATPMAEQDRAREGAVLSGRRSRAREFFASVAGEWESVRTELFGDRLDLQLVLSLLDPQWEVGDLGCGTGHLTALMAPHVKRVVAVDGSSEMLAAARDRVRDASNVDLHLGDLEQLPLADGSLDLATLSLVLHYVPDPARAIGEAVRVLRPGGRLVVLDMMPHERDDLPQRMGHVWRGFADAQVREWLLAAGLSDVRYTALPPDQSSRGPALFSASGRKPRPPAVTT
- a CDS encoding YegP family protein, giving the protein MAAKFEVKTTADDRFMFNLKAANGQVILTSQTYATRQGALEGIDSVRRHAAENSNFDRRMGSDGSPYFVMVANNAVEIGRSEMYSSSAAVENGIASVKANAPDAEVADANA